The Candidatus Cloacimonadota bacterium genome window below encodes:
- a CDS encoding DUF4007 family protein, with translation MITLDEALINGSAGRHETFTPRYGWLKKGYDRCCANRHVFNDENSIEQLGVGKNMVRSIRYWCILFRLLEDDAKPGCLKPTAFGEKMLDTEKGWDPYLEDPASLWLLHWQIFRAPFIAVTWNIAFSYVTLQTFTARELTSAVHNKAKETEKICDIAAGSFEKDVSCILRMFVPERREHAEIRCPFTDLGLIVPAVETPDKDRYRFSSGTKPNLPDLVFMAAVFDYAAQWHPGQNSLSLIQIAYGPMSPGMAFRLTESECGQRLDRICRQFKGATFTETNGIRQVQFTGSPAALYEECLMKYYGGKR, from the coding sequence ATGATTACCTTGGATGAAGCGCTAATCAATGGAAGCGCAGGACGCCATGAAACTTTTACACCGCGGTACGGGTGGCTTAAAAAAGGATACGACCGATGCTGTGCCAATCGGCATGTATTTAATGATGAAAACTCCATTGAGCAACTTGGAGTTGGTAAAAACATGGTAAGATCGATTCGGTATTGGTGCATTCTTTTTCGACTCTTGGAGGATGACGCAAAGCCCGGTTGTTTAAAACCGACCGCGTTTGGGGAAAAAATGCTAGACACAGAAAAAGGGTGGGACCCCTATCTGGAAGACCCGGCAAGCCTTTGGCTGCTACATTGGCAGATATTTCGAGCCCCTTTTATTGCCGTCACTTGGAATATCGCCTTTTCATATGTGACACTTCAGACATTCACAGCGCGCGAACTGACGAGCGCAGTGCATAACAAAGCAAAAGAGACGGAGAAGATTTGCGATATCGCTGCTGGCTCATTTGAAAAAGATGTATCATGCATTCTCCGCATGTTCGTGCCTGAAAGACGCGAACATGCAGAGATCCGCTGTCCTTTTACCGATCTTGGATTAATTGTTCCGGCTGTCGAGACACCCGACAAAGATCGATACCGCTTTTCATCCGGCACTAAACCAAATTTACCAGATTTAGTCTTTATGGCTGCCGTATTTGATTATGCGGCGCAATGGCATCCGGGGCAAAACAGTCTGTCACTTATTCAAATAGCGTATGGCCCTATGTCGCCAGGCATGGCATTCCGACTAACGGAATCTGAATGTGGACAGAGGCTTGATAGAATTTGCCGACAATTTAAGGGGGCGACATTTACCGAGACAAATGGTATCCGGCAAGTACAATTTACTGGAAGTCCTGCGGCGTTGTATGAAGAATGCTTGATGAAGTATTACGGAGGGAAAAGATGA